The Bubalus kerabau isolate K-KA32 ecotype Philippines breed swamp buffalo chromosome 16, PCC_UOA_SB_1v2, whole genome shotgun sequence genome includes a region encoding these proteins:
- the LOC129629872 gene encoding uncharacterized protein LOC129629872, whose product MEVLDEFDSEFPQTVTFCQLISEEDFERQAATYTERALRRLFRSLDRNPALAERVAKASCAVQGELNGCNSMSALEMHQRLEQLKRRIHRVHLYSQDAKRRRRKRKRKKPERIVSAAPGLLPALLPPVPPLLPTAPTAAPPPAVYTMPRVFGPFPPLPSTLLEKVEVSRSELKLNWTGLSSNPKSPMIDLTPLVLNPGGFHFSYLTRNNAHELRFPWTSVCSSPAAPEETPSSSVRASIFTPPVLLKFQPVPRPTGDSENDPGNAESVPHQREQSPLLYRPRPEDE is encoded by the exons ATGGAGGTCCTGGACGAGTTCGACAGCGAGTTCCCCCAGACTGTGACCTTCTGCCAGCTCATCTCCGAGGAGGACTTCGAGAGGCAGGCGGCGACCTACACGGAGCGCGCGCTGCGCCGCCTCTTCCGCAGTCTCGACCGCAACCCGGCGCTGGCCGAGCGCGTG GCCAAGGCGTCGTGTGCGGTCCAGGGGGAGCTGAACGGCTGTAACAGCATGAGCGCCCTGGAGATGCACCAGCGCCTGGAACAGCTGAAGAGACGCATCCACCGCGTGCACCTCTACTCCCAGG AtgccaagaggaggaggaggaagcggAAACGGAAGAAACCAGAGCGCATCGTCTCGGCCGCCCCAGGCCTGCTCCCAGCCCTGCTGCCGCCTGTGCCACCGCTGCTGCCCACGGCCCCCACGGCGGCCCCGCCACCCGCTGTCTACACTATGCCCAGGGTCTTTGGCCCCTTCCCTCCGCTGCCCAGCACATTG CTGGAGAAAGTGGAAGTTTCGAGGTCTGAACTGAAATTAAACTGGACTGGCCTGTCATCAAACCCAAAGAG CCCCATGATCGACCTGACCCCCCTGGTCCTCAATCCTGGGGGCTTCCACTTCTCGTACCTGACCAGGAACAATGCGCACGAGCTCCGCTTCCCCTG gaCCTCAGTCTGCAGTAGCCCCGCCGCCCCCGAGGAGACGCCGTCCTCGTCTGTGAGGGCTTCCATCTTCACCCCGCCTGTCCTGCTCAAGTTCCAGCCTGTGCCCAGACCCACAGGTGACTCAGAGAATGACCCTGGCAACGCAGAGTCCGTGCCCCACCAGAGGGAGCAGTCACCCCTTCTGTACAGACCACGGCCGGAGGACGAATAA